One Thiocapsa bogorovii DNA segment encodes these proteins:
- a CDS encoding Mur ligase family protein: protein MPKHALSDLLTTLDFAWRREPATPGPLNNIQWRANACDAGSILFFQRFDDGRTDAEIIERYLVDSACSVLVTNRMIEGIERLPGKGIYVTHPGDWAEVVARFCDRVYPLDTDGTVFLGVTGTNGKTTTVKYLEAILSAHGRPVLSVGTLGLSLAGEPLANTGFTSPPLIELRRLLHAHRDRYAVVAMEVSSHALDQGRAHGIPLQNAAWTNFTQDHLDYHGGEAAYFAAKARILDMIAGGGRLYTTSPDVAERLSENGRPRVPVQVLPEATLAPEALAAKPFLALAHNRRNYALAVALADGVLGPEAREDWRHLSAVDGRFECRVVGNRTLVVDFAHTPDALETILTAIRDAFPQARVATLFGCGGDRDRFKRPLMGAAVARHSDYSIVTSDNPRFEDPERIIADILTGMPDAGREVVIERPRAIARLLDFLAERPEDEPWVALVAGKGHERYLDAKGHKTPYSDQDEVERNLIRLGWV from the coding sequence ATGCCGAAACACGCCCTTTCCGATCTGTTGACCACGCTCGATTTCGCTTGGCGGCGCGAACCGGCCACGCCCGGCCCCTTGAATAACATCCAATGGCGCGCGAACGCCTGCGATGCCGGCTCGATCCTCTTCTTCCAACGGTTCGACGACGGGCGCACCGACGCCGAGATCATCGAGCGCTATCTCGTCGATAGCGCCTGTTCCGTGCTGGTCACCAACCGCATGATCGAGGGCATCGAGCGACTGCCCGGCAAGGGCATCTATGTTACGCACCCAGGCGACTGGGCCGAGGTCGTCGCGCGCTTCTGCGATCGCGTCTATCCGCTGGACACCGATGGCACGGTCTTTCTGGGCGTCACCGGCACGAACGGCAAGACCACGACGGTCAAATATCTGGAGGCGATCCTCTCGGCACATGGGCGGCCTGTCCTCTCGGTCGGGACGCTCGGCCTCTCCTTGGCGGGCGAGCCGCTGGCCAACACCGGATTCACCTCGCCGCCCCTGATCGAGCTCCGCCGTCTGCTGCACGCCCATCGAGACCGATACGCGGTGGTCGCGATGGAGGTCAGCAGCCATGCCCTGGATCAAGGGCGTGCGCACGGCATCCCGCTGCAGAACGCCGCCTGGACCAACTTCACACAGGACCATCTGGACTATCACGGCGGCGAGGCGGCCTATTTCGCGGCCAAGGCACGCATCCTGGACATGATCGCGGGCGGTGGCCGTCTCTACACGACCAGTCCGGATGTCGCCGAGCGGTTGTCGGAGAATGGCCGACCGCGGGTTCCCGTCCAGGTCCTGCCAGAGGCGACGCTCGCCCCCGAGGCGCTCGCCGCCAAGCCCTTCCTCGCGCTGGCTCACAATCGCCGAAACTATGCCCTTGCCGTCGCCTTGGCCGACGGGGTCTTGGGGCCGGAGGCACGCGAGGACTGGCGCCACCTCAGCGCGGTGGACGGACGCTTCGAGTGCCGCGTCGTCGGCAACCGCACCCTGGTGGTCGACTTTGCCCACACACCGGATGCACTCGAGACCATCCTGACCGCGATCCGCGACGCCTTCCCTCAAGCGCGGGTCGCCACCCTCTTCGGCTGCGGAGGAGACCGCGACCGCTTTAAGCGCCCGCTCATGGGTGCGGCGGTGGCGCGTCATTCCGACTACAGCATCGTGACCTCGGATAATCCGCGTTTCGAAGATCCCGAACGCATCATCGCGGATATCCTCACGGGCATGCCCGACGCGGGTCGTGAGGTGGTGATCGAGCGACCGCGCGCGATCGCGCGTCTGCTCGACTTCCTGGCCGAGCGGCCCGAGGATGAGCCCTGGGTCGCCCTCGTCGCCGGGAAGGGTCACGAGCGCTATCTCGATGCCAAGGGCCACAAGACCCCCTACAGCGATCAGGACGAGGTCGAGCGCAACCTCATCCGTCTCGGCTGGGTCTAA
- a CDS encoding dicarboxylate/amino acid:cation symporter: MPINVPLRRLYSVPVGLLLGIALALLVPDGAPYVAWIGQIFISILKLLILPLILVSIYASLSGGRELRRIGGWTLLYYLTTSAVAAGLGTLIGLALSRDLPAGLLHLEQVEPGAASFSVEHLIANLVPSNLFASLADGNILHIVFVAIVLAIASRRIPGDQRETLLAGARATDALLMQVLRGVLALAPVGIAALIYDGLAGMDWAEVFQLHAFVWAVALAAVLHAAVFLPALFRLRTGSSPWRFVAACRAPLMTALSTASSAATYPVSKQALEDTGVSERVTAFSLPLGATLNMDGSALYQSILLIFMSQLAGVDLSAAQALFIVLLTMASSAGTAGIPGGGIALMAFMLDLLGLPQTYLALYLLVDRFFDYPITAVNVWGDLVVAALVDRDLRRG; the protein is encoded by the coding sequence ATGCCGATCAATGTCCCCTTGCGCCGACTCTACTCGGTCCCCGTCGGTCTGCTGCTCGGCATCGCGCTCGCGCTGCTGGTCCCGGACGGTGCGCCCTACGTGGCCTGGATCGGGCAGATTTTCATCTCCATTCTCAAGCTCCTGATCCTGCCGCTGATTCTGGTCTCCATCTATGCCTCGCTCTCGGGCGGGCGCGAGCTCAGGCGGATCGGCGGATGGACACTGCTCTATTACCTGACGACCTCGGCCGTCGCGGCCGGGCTGGGGACGCTGATCGGACTCGCCCTCTCGCGCGATCTCCCCGCGGGACTGCTCCACCTAGAGCAGGTCGAGCCGGGCGCGGCGAGCTTCAGTGTTGAGCATCTGATCGCGAACCTCGTCCCGAGCAACCTCTTCGCCTCGCTCGCCGACGGGAACATCCTGCATATCGTCTTCGTTGCCATCGTGCTGGCCATTGCCTCGCGGCGGATCCCGGGCGACCAGCGCGAGACCCTGCTCGCCGGTGCACGCGCCACGGACGCACTGCTGATGCAGGTCCTGCGCGGGGTCCTCGCACTTGCACCCGTGGGCATCGCGGCCTTGATCTACGACGGACTCGCCGGGATGGACTGGGCGGAGGTCTTCCAGCTGCACGCATTCGTATGGGCGGTAGCCTTGGCCGCGGTGCTGCATGCGGCGGTCTTTCTGCCGGCCCTGTTTCGTCTGCGCACGGGGTCTTCGCCTTGGCGCTTCGTCGCCGCCTGCCGTGCCCCGCTAATGACCGCGCTCTCCACCGCCTCGAGCGCCGCGACCTATCCGGTCTCCAAGCAGGCATTGGAAGACACGGGCGTGAGCGAGCGTGTCACGGCCTTCAGTCTGCCCTTGGGCGCCACGCTCAACATGGACGGCTCCGCCCTCTACCAGTCGATCCTGCTCATCTTCATGTCACAGCTCGCCGGGGTCGATCTCAGCGCCGCGCAGGCGCTCTTCATCGTCCTGCTGACCATGGCCTCATCCGCCGGCACCGCAGGCATCCCTGGCGGAGGCATCGCCCTGATGGCCTTCATGCTCGACCTGCTCGGCCTGCCGCAGACCTATCTGGCCCTCTATCTCCTCGTCGATCGTTTCTTCGACTATCCCATCACCGCCGTCAATGTCTGGGGGGACTTGGTCGTCGCCGCCCTTGTCGATCGCGACCTTCGGCGAGGCTGA
- a CDS encoding DUF2272 domain-containing protein, which yields MPSCPSVPCRTEQALLRVACVAVCLTLVACGAPGPRPGEAPGTWAGRPIGQAPSPNPGLKRAMIQRATREWEQFDRQVVVFKGNEESIPHVGAWEDDYTHVSRVNVYWRAVNKPTLDGLDCRQPWSAAFISWVMQSAGVPTSQFRPASAHWVYLSSMVEEASYPGRYFVPRRIQDYSPEPGDLVCAGRGRTPLRPVDGYTSAWMLQGAETHCDLVVGRNSQTLEVIGGNVRNSVSKSVLELDDRGRLKPVTRRPWFLVMENRL from the coding sequence ATGCCCAGTTGTCCCTCCGTGCCATGCCGAACCGAGCAGGCCCTGCTCCGAGTCGCCTGTGTCGCGGTTTGCCTGACGTTGGTCGCCTGCGGGGCCCCGGGCCCGCGGCCCGGCGAGGCGCCCGGAACCTGGGCCGGACGCCCCATCGGCCAGGCGCCCTCGCCCAACCCCGGGCTCAAACGGGCGATGATCCAACGCGCGACCCGCGAGTGGGAGCAGTTCGATCGCCAGGTCGTGGTCTTCAAGGGCAACGAGGAAAGCATCCCCCACGTCGGCGCCTGGGAGGACGACTACACACATGTCAGTCGGGTCAACGTCTACTGGCGTGCCGTCAACAAGCCGACGCTCGACGGGTTGGACTGCCGGCAACCCTGGTCGGCCGCCTTCATCAGCTGGGTGATGCAGAGTGCCGGCGTACCGACGAGCCAGTTCCGTCCGGCGAGCGCCCACTGGGTCTATCTCTCATCGATGGTCGAGGAGGCGAGCTATCCGGGTCGCTACTTCGTCCCCCGGCGGATTCAGGACTACAGCCCCGAGCCGGGCGACCTGGTCTGCGCAGGGCGCGGCCGCACGCCGTTGCGACCGGTCGACGGCTATACCAGCGCCTGGATGCTCCAGGGAGCGGAAACCCACTGCGACCTCGTGGTCGGGAGGAACAGCCAGACACTGGAAGTCATCGGAGGGAACGTGCGCAACTCGGTCTCCAAAAGCGTCCTTGAGCTCGACGACCGCGGCCGGCTCAAGCCCGTGACGCGCCGGCCCTGGTTTCTGGTGATGGAGAATCGGCTCTGA